The Microcoleus sp. AS-A8 genome segment CGTTACTCACAAAACCCTCCATCAATACAACTGTTTCTATTTCGCTCACTGAGCAGATTATCTTGTGGAAAAATTAACCAGGATTGGCAAGCGAGCAAGTTTGCCTGTAGCTTTACATTTAATACAGTAAATCAGTCCCAGCCTTTGGCGGTAGGAGCCTTTATTATCTCCAATTAGCTATATACCTATCAATTTTTTGGGGCTATCTAGCTGTGCGACTGTATTCAGTGATGTTCCTGCTTCACGCAGCCGCCAATCTGCTCAACAATAATTAAGACCTGGATAGACTCTCTGCATCCACTCCACCTTTAGAGTCAGTGGGATTAAGGTTGAGTCGCCTATCAAGGTCTTGGTTCGCAGAGGGTATGGTCAAAAGCTTGCCGACACTTATAAATTGTCGATTTGCTTTCGCAGGGCTTCCAATTCAGCATCAACGGCTGCATTAGACGAGGGAGAGGCTTTTTCCTGAGAGGCTGGTAGCGCTTGCTGTGATACAGAACCCCCAGTCAACTGTGCTTTCATCTGCGCCAACTCATCATCAACGTCGCTGCCGCCTTCGAGCAGGGCAAATTGAGCTTCTAAGTTATTACCTGCCAGTTCATTGCCAGCCTGAGAACGAGCCTCCAGCTCCAAAACTTTGTCTTCCATGCGCTCAAAAGCAGCCATTGCCGAGCCGGTACCCAAGCGACCAATTGTACCTTGCAACTGCTCGTTGGCTTTAGCCGCGGCTGCACGAGACTTGAGCATATCCTTCTTGGTCTTAGCTTCGGAGATCTTACTTTCCAAAGCAATCAGGTTCTTTTTGAGGCTGTCTACTTGAGTAGTCTGCTGATCCAGCATGGTTTTCTGAGTAGCTGCCGCTTCGGCAACAGCCTTCTTGCGCAGAAGTGCCTCCCGCGCTAGGGTCTCATCCCCTTTGCTGAGCGCGAGTTGGGCACGGTTCTGCCAGTTGTTGGCTTCGGATTGGTTTTTGTTGTATTGTTGCTCCGTGCGTTTTTGAGTGGCAATAGCCCTAGCCACTGCTTGGCGCAGTTGGATCAGGTCTTCTTGCATATCAATAATGGCTTGCTCCAGAATCTTTTCTGGATCTTCAGCCTTGCTCACCATATCGTTCAGATTTGCTCTGACGACTCTGCTAAGGCGGTCAAATAATCCCATGACGCTGTCTATCCTCTTGGAACGTATAAAGTAGTTTTAACGCAGACTCTACGCTATCAGCCGACTGCTGATGCGTTGCGGTTTGAGCAATTAAGGCTATCCCATCTCTAGTCATCAAGCACAACTTTGAAGTCACTCAAAACACATAGGCTCAAGCCATGGAGACAAGACGCTTTAATCCAGTGTAAAAACTTCCAGCCCAAAAGCGCTAGATCATAGCCCGGTTCTCCAATTGTCAAGGATGAGAAGATGCATGACTCACCTCCTTGGCTCAGGTGGTGGGGGAGTGGGGCAGTAAGTGGGAGAGTAAAAAAAAATTAATCATGATTCTGTCAGCGGAAGCGAGAACAAAGAGTGGGATAAATTCTCGACTCAAATCCCGAAATTAAACAACCAACCTTTCTCCCTATCTCCCCCTCCTCTTCACTCAAGAACCTTCTATTTCAGAGCGTAGTTTTTTCAGCTCGGCTTCAATTTCTGGATTTTGGGCAGATGATGTCTGAGCAGACGGTAATTTGGCCGATTCGGTGCCAGTCATCAAGTTGGCTTTCATCGCCGCCAACTCGCTATTCACCTCATTGCCCCCTTCTAGAGAGGCAAATCTCTTTTCCAAATCGCTGCTTCCCAATTCGGCTATGGCTTCGGACTGGGCTTCGAGCTGCATGACTTTTTCTTCCATTCGCTCAAAGGCACTGAGCGCCGTGCCCGTCCCCATATTGCCCAGCATCTCGTTAATTTTCTGGGACGCCTGAGCGGAGCGGGCTCTAGCGATATACAAGTCTTTTTTCGTTTTCGCTTCTGAGATTTTACTCTCTAGCGCCCGCATATTTTCTTTGAGCTTGCTGACCACAGTACTTTGCTGTGTCAGCTGGGTTCGCATGGCTTTAGCCGTCTCCTGATAGGATTTCCGCCGGGTTAGAGCTTCCCGTGCCAGGTTGTCATCCCCGTTTGACAGAGCCAATTGGGCGCGGTTATACCACTCTTGGGCAGTGGTTTCAGCCTGAGCGGCTTGTCGCTCGGTACGTTTTTGGGTAGCGATCGCCTGCGCTACAGCTTGTCGTAGCTGAATCAAATCCTGCTGCATCTCCTCAACAGCTTGTTCGAGCACTTTTTCTGGGTCTTCGGCTTGCCCGATCAGGTTGTTGAGGTTGGCGCGAATTACGCGCAGGATGCGATCAATCAATCCCATAGCAGCTCTCCATTCACATCACGGGTCGGGGGATTTTTAACATCATGGTACCTCACCGTCAAGACCCGATTTGAGATTTTAGAATTAGACCTGCCCTAAGGATGATAAATCGAGGCATTAATGCCCTGTTTCTTGAGTGTCTCCACTAATGTTTTCGCCTGAGACTCCAGCTTGAACGCTCCCATATAGATCCTTTTACCTTCTGGAACGCTTTGCACATAAGCATCAGGTACAATGGTCTTGGCTTGCGCCAGATCCCGATTGCTACTGTAGTTCATCAACACATAATAGAAATTGCCCTTAGCAGATGCAGGACTGGCGGCTTGTTGTGTTGCCGCAGAGGATGCTTTTGAGTTCGGCTTGGTAACGGGTGTGGTCGGTGCCAGTAACGGTCTGGAATTCACAGAAGATAGATTGGATGGGTTCGCTCTGGGTGCGACCGTGGGTAGCGGGGGTAAGGGAGCTATAGGAGCCACCGTAGACGGAATCGTTTCTGGCTGTCCTGGAGAGGGCAGGAGTGCCGAAGATATATCTGAAGAGCTTCCAGGCAGGGCTGAGTTAGGAATCACAGGCGGAGCTTGTTGTGTCGCCCCAGAGTCAGTCCCTTGAGGTTGCGAGGGGACTACAGACTGAGTCTGTGTCGGGCTAGGTTCCAAGTGGCTTAAGGTATCTAAACCCACTTCGGGAAATTCCTCAGCGGCAAGATTGGGTCCTTTGATGGTTGGTGAATTCTCGGAGGGAGTCGTTTTCGCGGGAATCGGTTGCGTTGTTTTTTGAGCCGTGGTCGTCGTCTTTGAGCCAAACCATCGGTTAGGATTTAGCGCACTGAGTGTGGATGGATTCTTGAATATATACGCCAGAGTCGCGCCAGAAAGCAGCAATAGTAATAGAGAGCCGACACCGAGTGGAGTTAGAACTCTATCGATCAAACGCTTGCGGGAGCGAGGAGGAACCTCTTCTTGATCCAAACTCCGCAGCAATTTTTCTGAGGATTCCAGATAATCTTCTGGTTGTGATTGGGCTGCCGCTAACGGCACCAAATCCCCATTCTCCTGTGCTGGCTTTTCCGAAGGAGCTAGTTGATCCGTCACATCTTCGGCTTCATCCCAAGCATCTGTGTTAGTTCCCGAAGCCGCCACTAACGGCTCTCCCGACTCCCTTACCGTTGAGAATGAAGACTCTCGCTGGCCCATTTGCTCCATGGGTTCGTGACTTGTCTCCTGAGGCGATGTCGCCGCCTGCGATGGGTTCACCATCACTAAGGGAAATGAAATCTGGGGAGCTGTACTCATCCCCAAGGCGGGTCGTTGAGTTTTCTTGGCTCCTTGATCGACCGCAATTAATTCGAGCGGTTTACGAATCTGGTGACGACCGAGACCACTGGGTTGCATGACGGGTCGTCCTGCGCGCTGGCGTCGGTAGCGAGCTAACTCTTCTTCTAACTGCACATCTATGCTACCCAGAGCCGCCTGCAAAACTGGATGGATTGACGGGTTGGATGAGGAGGGAG includes the following:
- a CDS encoding PspA/IM30 family protein produces the protein MGLFDRLSRVVRANLNDMVSKAEDPEKILEQAIIDMQEDLIQLRQAVARAIATQKRTEQQYNKNQSEANNWQNRAQLALSKGDETLAREALLRKKAVAEAAATQKTMLDQQTTQVDSLKKNLIALESKISEAKTKKDMLKSRAAAAKANEQLQGTIGRLGTGSAMAAFERMEDKVLELEARSQAGNELAGNNLEAQFALLEGGSDVDDELAQMKAQLTGGSVSQQALPASQEKASPSSNAAVDAELEALRKQIDNL
- a CDS encoding PspA/IM30 family protein, translating into MGLIDRILRVIRANLNNLIGQAEDPEKVLEQAVEEMQQDLIQLRQAVAQAIATQKRTERQAAQAETTAQEWYNRAQLALSNGDDNLAREALTRRKSYQETAKAMRTQLTQQSTVVSKLKENMRALESKISEAKTKKDLYIARARSAQASQKINEMLGNMGTGTALSAFERMEEKVMQLEAQSEAIAELGSSDLEKRFASLEGGNEVNSELAAMKANLMTGTESAKLPSAQTSSAQNPEIEAELKKLRSEIEGS